The following coding sequences are from one Deltaproteobacteria bacterium window:
- a CDS encoding Fic family protein produces MKRRSTGNYETTSVGGENVKTFVPAPLPPAPPVAIDGSVRTALDAALLALGRLDGVSSVLPDTHLLLYTYVRKEAVLSSQIEGTQSTLTDLLLFELEESPGVPLDDVVEVSNYVRALDHGVKRLRGRFPLSNRLIREVHEILLSRGRGAGKSPGEFRRSQNWIGGTRPGNARFVPPPPHRVQKAMGALEKFAHDPATPALVKAALWHVQFETIHPFLDGNGRVGRLMVTLLLCAEQVLREPMLYLSLFLKQHRARYYELLDAVRRDGDWETWVAFFCEGVASVSDSAVGTARRLLDLAETDRGRLASLGRKAGSAAAVQAALLRTPLCTIPRLARRTHLTLPTIAKALDVLGNQKIVSETTGKRRNRVYRYDRYLAILNEGTEPL; encoded by the coding sequence GTGAAACGGAGATCCACCGGCAACTACGAGACAACCTCGGTCGGTGGCGAGAATGTCAAGACCTTCGTGCCCGCGCCGCTGCCGCCGGCGCCGCCCGTCGCCATCGACGGCAGCGTCCGCACCGCCCTCGACGCGGCGCTGCTCGCGCTCGGCCGCCTCGACGGCGTCTCGAGCGTCCTCCCGGACACGCATCTCCTCCTCTACACCTACGTCCGCAAGGAGGCGGTGCTCTCCTCGCAGATCGAGGGCACGCAATCGACGCTCACCGACCTGCTGCTGTTCGAGCTCGAGGAATCGCCCGGCGTCCCCCTCGACGACGTGGTTGAAGTGTCGAACTACGTCCGCGCCCTGGACCATGGCGTGAAACGCCTGCGCGGCAGGTTCCCGCTTTCGAATCGCCTGATCCGTGAAGTCCACGAAATCCTCCTCTCGCGCGGCCGGGGCGCGGGAAAGAGCCCGGGCGAGTTTCGACGCAGCCAGAACTGGATCGGCGGAACGAGGCCGGGGAACGCCCGCTTCGTTCCGCCCCCGCCGCACCGCGTGCAGAAGGCGATGGGCGCGCTCGAGAAGTTCGCGCACGACCCGGCGACCCCGGCACTGGTGAAGGCCGCGCTCTGGCACGTCCAGTTCGAGACCATCCACCCGTTTCTCGACGGCAACGGCCGCGTGGGACGGTTGATGGTCACGCTCCTCCTGTGCGCCGAACAGGTATTGAGAGAGCCGATGCTCTACCTGAGCCTCTTTCTGAAGCAGCATCGCGCCAGGTACTACGAGCTGCTGGATGCCGTGCGCCGCGACGGCGACTGGGAAACCTGGGTCGCGTTCTTCTGCGAAGGGGTCGCTTCGGTGTCGGACAGCGCGGTGGGGACCGCGCGGCGATTGCTGGACCTCGCCGAAACGGATCGGGGGCGCCTGGCAAGCCTCGGCCGCAAAGCAGGCTCCGCCGCCGCCGTGCAGGCGGCACTGCTGCGCACGCCGCTGTGTACGATCCCACGTCTCGCCAGGCGCACCCACCTCACCCTGCCGACCATCGCGAAAGCGCTCGACGTGCTGGGGAACCAGAAGATCGTGAGCGAGACGACGGGAAAACGGCGGAACCGTGTGTACCGCTAC